In the Agrococcus sp. Marseille-Q4369 genome, one interval contains:
- a CDS encoding TetR/AcrR family transcriptional regulator C-terminal domain-containing protein yields the protein MTKRSTSKPASAAPTRRLSQELVIDAALAHIDRSGPHGLTMRSLAQDLGVEAMALYRYVHGKEDLLEGVVNRLMGDLTAELDDELAEHWQGFLQMFAHRVRRIAIEHPKAFPLVATRHPAAPWLRPPLRSVEVVETLLSTLVQQGFSDQQAVTTYRLFSSFLLGQLLLESSVRGADTGPVEEPLDEGDATIPHADGELTLDDAPEVLRLRPLLSEDRSDEEFEISLEALIDRLDRELSQ from the coding sequence ATGACGAAGCGATCGACCAGCAAGCCGGCGTCGGCCGCGCCCACGCGGCGGCTGAGCCAAGAGCTGGTCATCGACGCCGCCCTCGCGCACATCGACCGATCAGGGCCGCACGGCCTCACCATGCGGTCGCTAGCGCAGGACCTGGGCGTGGAGGCCATGGCGCTGTATCGCTACGTGCACGGCAAGGAGGATCTGCTCGAGGGCGTCGTGAACCGGCTCATGGGCGACCTGACGGCAGAGCTCGACGACGAGCTCGCGGAGCACTGGCAGGGCTTCCTCCAGATGTTCGCGCATCGGGTGCGTCGCATCGCGATCGAGCACCCGAAGGCCTTCCCGCTCGTCGCGACCCGGCACCCGGCGGCACCGTGGCTGCGCCCGCCGCTGCGCAGCGTCGAGGTCGTCGAGACCCTGCTCAGCACCCTTGTGCAGCAGGGCTTCAGCGATCAGCAGGCCGTCACGACCTACCGCCTCTTCAGCAGCTTCCTGCTCGGGCAGCTGCTGCTCGAGTCGTCGGTGCGGGGAGCTGACACCGGTCCGGTCGAGGAGCCGCTCGACGAGGGCGACGCGACCATCCCGCACGCTGACGGCGAGCTCACGCTCGACGACGCGCCGGAGGTCCTTCGTCTGCGCCCCCTGCTGAGCGAGGATCGCAGCGACGAGGAGTTCGAGATCTCGCTCGAGGCGCTGATCGACCGCCTGGACCGCGAGCTCTCGCAGTAG
- a CDS encoding NAD(P)-binding domain-containing protein, with product MAVREQGERRAAVVVVGAGQAGLSAGYHLQQRGFASAIDEREAERTFVMLDADAAPGGAWQHRWESLRMSTVNGIFDLPGFPQPPIDPAEPSRTAVPRYFAAFEREMALPILRPVAVHAVERADDDPEGELLVESSGGRWRTRAIINATGTWNNPVLPHYPGAERFLGRQLHTRDYTSAVEFAGQRVAVVGGGISAVQLLEELSRVADTRWYTRREPVFLEGDFEPEITGRKVIEQVTADAEAGRPTGSVVSYTGLIWTPYARAAKARGALERRPMFVSIEPHGVREADGTLTTVDAILWATGFKADLAHLEPLALRNELGAVQVRGTRVVEEPRVHLIGFGPSQSTVGANRAGRAAARELDRLLSRADDRALAASGQRRSVEA from the coding sequence GTGGCGGTGCGCGAGCAGGGGGAGCGGCGAGCGGCCGTCGTGGTCGTCGGCGCGGGTCAGGCCGGGCTCTCGGCCGGCTACCACCTGCAGCAGCGTGGCTTCGCGAGCGCGATCGACGAGCGGGAGGCCGAGCGCACCTTCGTCATGCTCGACGCGGATGCGGCACCCGGCGGCGCCTGGCAGCACCGGTGGGAGTCGCTGCGGATGTCGACGGTCAACGGGATCTTCGACCTGCCGGGCTTCCCGCAGCCGCCGATCGACCCGGCCGAGCCGAGCCGCACCGCGGTGCCGCGCTACTTCGCTGCCTTCGAGCGCGAGATGGCGCTGCCGATCCTGCGGCCCGTCGCCGTGCACGCGGTCGAGCGCGCCGACGACGACCCCGAGGGCGAGCTGCTGGTCGAGTCGAGCGGGGGCCGCTGGCGCACGCGGGCGATCATCAACGCGACCGGCACGTGGAACAACCCGGTGCTGCCGCACTACCCGGGCGCCGAGCGGTTCCTCGGTCGCCAGCTGCACACGCGCGACTACACGTCGGCCGTCGAGTTCGCCGGGCAGCGCGTGGCCGTCGTCGGGGGCGGCATCTCCGCCGTGCAGCTGCTCGAGGAGCTCTCGCGCGTCGCAGACACCCGCTGGTACACGCGCCGCGAGCCGGTCTTCCTCGAGGGCGACTTCGAGCCCGAGATCACGGGCCGCAAGGTGATCGAGCAGGTGACGGCCGATGCCGAGGCCGGCCGGCCGACCGGCAGCGTCGTCTCCTACACCGGCCTCATCTGGACGCCGTACGCCCGCGCGGCGAAGGCGCGCGGCGCGCTCGAGCGGCGGCCGATGTTCGTCTCGATCGAGCCGCATGGCGTTCGCGAAGCCGACGGCACCCTCACGACCGTCGACGCGATCCTCTGGGCGACGGGCTTCAAGGCCGACCTCGCGCACCTCGAGCCGCTGGCCTTGCGGAACGAGCTCGGCGCCGTGCAGGTGCGCGGCACCCGCGTCGTCGAGGAGCCGCGCGTGCACCTCATCGGCTTCGGCCCGAGCCAGTCGACGGTCGGTGCCAACCGCGCCGGCCGCGCGGCGGCGCGCGAGCTCGACCGGCTGCTCTCGCGGGCCGACGACCGGGCGCTCGCGGCTTCGGGCCAGCGGCGTAGCGTGGAGGCGTGA
- a CDS encoding HAD-IIA family hydrolase, whose protein sequence is MRTRADIECWLTDMDGVLVKEEHPLPGAQELLEQWQSQGVEFLVLTNNSIFTPRDLSARLRASGLVVPEERIWTSALATADFLHDQMPGGSAYVIGEAGLITALHDAGFTMTDTDPDFVVVGETRSYSFEAITKAIRLIADGARFISTNPDATGPSEAGILPATGAINALITKATGRVPYIVGKPNPMMFRSALNKIGAHSEVTGMIGDRMDTDIVAGMEAGLHTVLVMTGISNAALVETYPFRPDEMLAGVHELVERAPVESELDEPHVDV, encoded by the coding sequence ATGCGCACCAGGGCAGACATCGAGTGCTGGCTCACCGACATGGACGGCGTGCTCGTGAAGGAGGAGCACCCGCTCCCGGGCGCGCAAGAGCTGCTCGAGCAGTGGCAGTCGCAGGGCGTCGAGTTCCTCGTGCTCACGAACAACTCGATCTTCACGCCCCGTGACCTCTCAGCGCGCCTGCGCGCATCCGGCCTCGTCGTGCCCGAGGAGCGCATCTGGACGAGCGCGCTCGCGACCGCCGATTTCTTGCACGACCAGATGCCGGGCGGCTCGGCCTACGTGATCGGCGAGGCGGGCCTCATCACCGCGCTGCACGACGCGGGCTTCACGATGACCGACACCGATCCCGACTTCGTCGTCGTGGGCGAGACCCGCTCCTACTCGTTCGAGGCGATCACGAAGGCGATCCGGCTCATCGCCGACGGCGCCCGCTTCATCTCGACCAATCCCGACGCGACCGGCCCGAGCGAGGCCGGCATCCTCCCCGCGACCGGCGCGATCAACGCGCTCATCACGAAGGCGACCGGCCGCGTGCCCTACATCGTCGGCAAGCCCAACCCGATGATGTTCCGATCCGCGCTCAACAAGATCGGCGCGCACTCCGAGGTCACCGGCATGATCGGCGACCGCATGGACACCGACATCGTCGCCGGCATGGAGGCGGGCCTCCACACCGTGCTCGTCATGACGGGCATCTCGAACGCCGCCCTCGTCGAGACCTACCCGTTCCGGCCCGACGAGATGCTCGCGGGCGTGCACGAGCTCGTCGAGCGCGCCCCCGTCGAGTCGGAGCTCGACGAGCCGCACGTCGACGTCTGA
- a CDS encoding SpaH/EbpB family LPXTG-anchored major pilin, which produces MRTRTFAARRSFRAVATAIVLATAVVLPLTPLAPSAAEASATSTAPQPVPPPEPTAAPEPPVASVATEPTPAARPTPEPAPTPTLTPTPAPTAGRVAPAPASSAAPELGGASPMTATSDEVAARTSLTTTAADPQAGTMAVGAAETSAEVPFLHWRVSPAVAGSSFQVEYQARSGTSIFGFVWWGRWSSWSSIVISDCERACGTHDLDPDRGEFQVTHIGTHRVANDTAASQFRYRVTPATAPAGYEWSNADARPSAQGANPGGAANLGVFELGLNPPATCTAGTFYALTTTGSVQEVTSRGTISEFGRFVGVPDGAQMNSLGIGSGGSVVYALERQSGSASGAEAIHRYSVQDGWQRLPNTSVVDEVSFIAGAVNLADGRYYFGGYRGTGASTSFELWVFDPTTGRSSVRGSFNTALTSTTGRNSNGDIAFDVLGNLFVVQDVFTSQGARHGSRIYTVPAASVRAGGALATTVTSPNFSGLSTAVNGAAFDGNGTIILGNSNTARVYDPAVGALRTGSVTTSLPTSGDLASCLSPATLTVEKHVVGRVASGDQFTLSVSRGATLVASARTSGVANGLQEEQVGPVTVLTGQTYSIAETATSNADRYASTYSCRDENDLEVASGDGTSGTVAIPPRGGASIVCTFRNAPLTGSVVVRKIIETTSGVRSPVRDWQVSAGVQASSGVVDVDSTVTQRTSAQGEARWNLSFGSSAARASVSIAEVQQDGYAFREGACLVTPISGEPTTVTLRNSPEDVVRGIAPGTSVECEFVNRELPTTLTLVNTIDFGSASTSQWTLIGANPHDPLPGPSGATGVTASVSPGVAYELDARGPATYAQIGTWVCRDQDGDAVSVAASGVALEKGTQATCTVTHSTAHMTLLKHIDASNGGALKPEMFTLQAAPDSFDGLSITSVRGSETEIANGVNANRFDVRPGHGYTLTETSDLAALGLRLERRTGLNTWVTVTNPAVQVPAGQHYVYRFVNAPVPALALPLTGGIGSDSYVLGGGALVLLALAFPLFRSRRSAQREPGLVASPTTKTPSINLLFARIQKGTAAMATIKKSRAARIAAGLGAAAIATVTILGGALPASAAANIDPAPPVSPSITIHKHEQPATPGQAGTGSPTDPVAGEPIAGVQFSIQRVTNLDVLDNTTWDLLRADRAGGALDANEVLFENPSAYTVAPLADASNAWTVTTATDGVVEQNLPLGIYLVRELNAPASAGVVIPAQPFLVAVPQPAADGTWNYNVHVFPKNTVTDVVKHADVFAQEGLGSDVTWTLDIGVPAAVEGTRLNSFVIKDKLDPRLTYNVADASAVSVRVGTDVLTRVDDYEVTLADNTVLITFSESGLQALRDNRGARVAVTLVTEVSSFTAANGTIANTASVIVNGAEVLSNVANDYWGGIELQKHDDNGQPLADAVFEVRDANGDAVAIGDRTEFRSNSDGIVEIHGLRTNAAGNAQYTVVEIAAPAGYRLGTQTSWNIEVPLGAPSGVELTVVNEQVPAYALPITGGSGQAAFMIGGAGLILGGLGFVLLRRRKAQAENQA; this is translated from the coding sequence ATGCGCACGCGCACTTTCGCAGCCCGACGCTCGTTCCGTGCCGTCGCCACTGCCATCGTGCTCGCGACCGCGGTGGTGCTCCCGCTGACGCCCCTCGCCCCGTCCGCAGCCGAGGCGTCGGCGACGAGCACCGCTCCCCAGCCGGTACCGCCGCCGGAGCCGACGGCGGCGCCCGAGCCCCCTGTCGCCTCTGTGGCAACGGAGCCGACGCCCGCTGCAAGGCCGACCCCCGAGCCGGCGCCGACGCCGACGCTCACGCCGACGCCCGCGCCGACGGCAGGTCGCGTGGCGCCCGCGCCCGCGTCCTCGGCCGCACCTGAGCTGGGTGGCGCCTCGCCGATGACAGCGACATCTGACGAAGTGGCTGCTCGCACCTCGCTGACGACCACCGCCGCAGATCCGCAAGCCGGGACCATGGCGGTGGGCGCAGCCGAGACGAGCGCTGAGGTGCCGTTCTTGCATTGGCGAGTGTCGCCGGCGGTTGCAGGCTCGTCCTTCCAGGTCGAGTATCAGGCGCGCTCGGGCACGTCGATCTTCGGGTTCGTCTGGTGGGGCCGCTGGTCCAGCTGGTCGAGCATCGTGATCAGCGACTGTGAACGCGCGTGTGGCACACACGATCTCGACCCTGACCGGGGCGAGTTCCAGGTCACGCACATCGGTACCCACCGCGTAGCGAACGACACAGCCGCTTCGCAGTTCCGGTATCGCGTCACCCCTGCGACTGCTCCGGCAGGCTACGAGTGGAGCAACGCTGACGCACGCCCATCGGCACAGGGAGCGAACCCGGGAGGAGCCGCCAACCTCGGGGTCTTCGAACTGGGGTTGAACCCACCGGCGACGTGCACCGCCGGGACGTTCTATGCACTCACGACGACCGGCAGTGTTCAGGAAGTCACTTCGCGCGGCACCATCAGTGAGTTCGGGCGCTTCGTCGGCGTCCCCGACGGTGCGCAGATGAACAGTCTCGGCATCGGCTCAGGGGGCTCTGTCGTGTACGCCCTCGAGCGCCAGAGCGGTAGCGCGTCGGGTGCCGAGGCGATCCACAGGTACTCCGTGCAGGACGGTTGGCAGCGGCTGCCGAACACGTCGGTCGTCGACGAGGTTTCCTTCATTGCGGGTGCCGTCAACCTGGCCGACGGCCGGTACTACTTCGGCGGCTACCGCGGCACCGGGGCCAGCACATCGTTCGAGCTGTGGGTGTTCGACCCCACCACTGGCCGCTCGTCGGTGCGTGGCTCGTTCAACACGGCGCTCACCAGCACGACAGGCCGCAACAGCAACGGTGACATCGCGTTCGACGTGTTGGGCAACCTCTTCGTCGTGCAGGACGTCTTCACGAGTCAAGGTGCCCGCCATGGCTCGCGCATCTACACTGTGCCGGCCGCTTCGGTTCGGGCGGGAGGCGCGCTGGCCACGACGGTGACGTCACCCAACTTCTCGGGCTTGAGCACGGCGGTCAACGGTGCCGCATTCGATGGCAACGGCACCATCATTCTGGGTAATTCGAACACGGCGCGGGTCTACGACCCCGCCGTCGGGGCGCTCCGCACCGGTAGCGTTACGACATCGCTGCCGACGAGCGGCGACCTCGCGAGCTGTCTCTCTCCGGCGACTCTCACCGTCGAGAAGCACGTCGTCGGACGAGTCGCTTCTGGCGACCAGTTCACACTCTCTGTGTCTCGCGGCGCGACGCTAGTCGCGTCGGCGAGGACTTCCGGCGTCGCAAACGGACTGCAGGAGGAGCAGGTCGGACCGGTCACGGTCCTCACCGGCCAGACGTACTCGATCGCCGAGACTGCAACGTCGAACGCCGACCGGTACGCGTCGACTTACTCGTGCCGCGACGAGAACGATCTCGAGGTGGCATCGGGAGATGGCACGTCCGGGACGGTCGCGATACCACCGCGCGGTGGCGCGTCGATCGTGTGCACGTTCAGGAATGCGCCGCTGACTGGTTCCGTCGTCGTGCGGAAGATCATCGAAACCACGTCGGGCGTGCGGTCACCCGTTCGCGACTGGCAGGTCTCGGCCGGCGTGCAGGCCTCGAGCGGAGTAGTCGACGTCGACAGCACGGTGACCCAGCGGACGAGCGCCCAGGGCGAGGCACGCTGGAACTTGTCGTTCGGATCGTCCGCCGCGCGGGCCAGCGTCTCCATCGCCGAAGTGCAGCAGGACGGCTACGCGTTCCGAGAGGGAGCGTGCCTCGTCACGCCCATATCCGGTGAGCCGACGACGGTGACCCTACGGAACTCGCCGGAGGACGTGGTGAGAGGCATCGCTCCCGGCACGAGCGTTGAGTGCGAATTCGTCAACCGCGAGCTGCCGACGACGCTGACATTGGTCAACACCATCGACTTTGGGAGCGCTTCCACTTCGCAGTGGACGTTGATCGGGGCCAATCCGCACGACCCATTGCCGGGACCCAGTGGCGCGACTGGCGTCACGGCCAGCGTCAGCCCGGGGGTGGCTTACGAGCTGGACGCACGGGGCCCGGCAACGTACGCGCAGATCGGCACATGGGTGTGTCGAGATCAAGACGGCGACGCAGTGTCCGTCGCAGCATCCGGTGTCGCGCTCGAGAAGGGCACGCAAGCTACTTGCACCGTCACTCACTCAACGGCGCACATGACGCTCTTGAAGCACATCGACGCATCGAACGGCGGTGCGCTCAAGCCCGAGATGTTCACGCTCCAGGCGGCGCCCGACAGCTTCGACGGGCTCTCCATCACATCGGTGCGCGGCAGTGAGACCGAGATCGCGAACGGCGTGAACGCGAACCGCTTCGATGTCCGCCCGGGCCACGGCTACACGCTCACCGAGACGAGCGACTTGGCAGCTCTGGGGCTGAGGCTCGAGCGGCGGACAGGCTTGAACACCTGGGTCACCGTGACGAACCCCGCGGTGCAGGTGCCCGCCGGTCAGCACTACGTCTACCGCTTCGTCAACGCCCCGGTGCCGGCGCTCGCGCTGCCGCTCACCGGCGGCATCGGCTCCGACAGCTACGTGCTGGGCGGTGGAGCCCTCGTGCTGCTCGCCCTCGCGTTCCCCCTCTTCCGCTCGCGCCGGTCGGCACAGCGAGAGCCGGGGCTCGTGGCGAGCCCCACCACCAAGACCCCGTCCATCAACTTGCTCTTTGCACGTATCCAGAAAGGAACTGCCGCCATGGCAACCATCAAGAAGAGCCGTGCGGCGCGCATCGCCGCCGGCCTCGGCGCGGCCGCGATCGCGACCGTGACGATCCTCGGCGGGGCGCTGCCCGCATCCGCCGCGGCGAACATTGATCCGGCCCCCCCGGTCTCGCCGTCTATCACCATCCACAAGCACGAGCAGCCCGCTACTCCGGGTCAGGCCGGCACCGGCAGCCCGACCGACCCTGTGGCCGGTGAGCCGATCGCGGGCGTGCAGTTCTCCATCCAGCGCGTCACGAACCTGGATGTTCTTGACAACACGACGTGGGATCTGCTGCGCGCGGACCGTGCGGGCGGCGCCTTGGACGCGAATGAGGTGCTCTTTGAGAACCCCAGCGCGTATACCGTCGCGCCTCTGGCCGACGCGTCCAACGCGTGGACTGTCACCACGGCGACCGACGGCGTCGTCGAGCAAAACCTACCGCTCGGCATCTACCTGGTGCGTGAGCTCAACGCTCCGGCGTCTGCCGGCGTCGTCATCCCGGCCCAGCCGTTCCTCGTCGCCGTGCCGCAACCGGCCGCTGATGGCACCTGGAACTACAACGTGCACGTGTTCCCCAAGAACACCGTGACGGACGTCGTCAAGCACGCCGACGTGTTCGCCCAGGAGGGCCTCGGCTCGGACGTCACCTGGACGCTGGACATCGGCGTCCCGGCGGCAGTCGAAGGCACGCGCCTCAACAGCTTCGTCATCAAGGACAAGCTCGATCCGCGGCTGACATACAACGTCGCGGATGCCTCGGCGGTCTCCGTGCGAGTCGGAACCGACGTGCTGACGCGCGTCGACGACTACGAGGTGACCCTCGCCGACAACACCGTCTTGATCACCTTCAGCGAGTCCGGCCTTCAGGCGCTCCGAGACAACCGCGGCGCCCGCGTGGCTGTCACGCTCGTGACCGAGGTCTCGTCCTTCACCGCGGCGAACGGGACGATCGCGAACACCGCTTCTGTCATTGTGAACGGCGCCGAGGTCTTGTCGAACGTCGCCAACGACTACTGGGGCGGGATCGAGCTGCAGAAGCACGACGACAACGGGCAGCCGCTAGCCGACGCAGTCTTCGAGGTCCGCGACGCGAACGGTGACGCAGTCGCAATTGGTGACCGAACCGAGTTCCGCAGCAATTCGGACGGCATCGTCGAGATCCATGGTCTTCGGACGAACGCGGCCGGCAACGCCCAGTACACCGTCGTGGAGATCGCAGCCCCCGCTGGATACCGCCTCGGCACGCAGACCTCATGGAACATCGAAGTGCCCCTCGGCGCGCCTTCGGGCGTCGAACTGACGGTCGTCAACGAGCAGGTGCCCGCCTACGCCCTCCCCATCACCGGTGGCAGCGGCCAGGCCGCCTTCATGATCGGCGGCGCCGGCCTCATCCTCGGCGGGCTCGGCTTCGTGCTGCTCCGCCGCCGCAAGGCCCAGGCCGAGAACCAGGCCTGA